The following are from one region of the Gemmatimonadaceae bacterium genome:
- the trxA gene encoding thioredoxin, protein MSNAVDVTDSDFEVEIEKHEGLAVVDFWATWCGPCRIVAPALDQLATEFAGKAKVMKMDVDTNIKTPARFMVRSIPAILFFKDGKLIDQVIGAVPKAQLELKFRQHAA, encoded by the coding sequence ATGTCGAATGCCGTTGACGTGACAGACAGCGATTTCGAGGTCGAGATCGAAAAGCACGAAGGCCTCGCCGTGGTCGATTTCTGGGCGACATGGTGTGGCCCCTGCCGCATTGTCGCGCCCGCGCTCGATCAGCTGGCAACGGAATTCGCCGGCAAGGCGAAGGTCATGAAGATGGACGTCGACACGAACATCAAGACACCGGCGCGCTTCATGGTGCGCTCGATTCCGGCGATTCTCTTTTTCAAGGACGGCAAGCTCATCGACCAGGTGATCGGCGCTGTTCCGAAGGCGCAGCTCGAGCTGAAGTTCCGCCAGCACGCCGCGTAG
- the mce gene encoding methylmalonyl-CoA epimerase, whose protein sequence is MPQSTREDVRIAHIGIAVRSITDALPFYRDVLGMETAELAPMDGARISGLDAGGPLIELLEAVDVDSPIGKFVERRGPAIHHICFEVGNLEAALDRCRAAGIALIDDEPRMGAEGKLIAFLHPASTGGVLIELTGV, encoded by the coding sequence ATGCCCCAATCAACTCGTGAGGATGTCCGAATTGCGCATATCGGCATTGCCGTCCGATCGATCACCGATGCGCTTCCTTTTTACAGGGACGTTCTCGGGATGGAGACCGCCGAGCTTGCGCCGATGGACGGCGCAAGAATCAGCGGCCTCGATGCGGGCGGTCCGCTCATCGAGCTCCTGGAGGCCGTTGATGTCGATTCGCCGATCGGGAAGTTCGTCGAGCGGCGCGGGCCAGCAATTCATCATATCTGCTTCGAGGTCGGGAATCTCGAAGCCGCGCTCGACCGCTGCCGCGCCGCCGGAATAGCGTTGATCGACGACGAGCCGCGAATGGGAGCGGAAGGAAAGCTGATAGCGTTTCTGCACCCCGCTTCGACCGGCGGCGTGCTCATCGAGCTTACAGGAGTCTAG
- a CDS encoding lysylphosphatidylglycerol synthase transmembrane domain-containing protein yields the protein MNWKSAIGIALSVALLVWTLKDVSLAAVWAELARSSIPYFLASAFFATLIFPMRAYRWRIILHPVAPDLPLGPLWRSTAIGMMINNVVPARAGEIARAYAVTRETPVTFASALASLAVDRLFDMFAILGLGAAAILDPAFPPDARVAGQSLGDLAQGSILIVVVLVGALYLLAYFPAQLVRAFEIFARKVSPAVEERGKSALLRFSDGLSVLKSPLRFLLVLAWTIAHWLVNALAFWLGFRAVGLTLPFSAALFLQMLIAIGVALPSAPGFFGVFEKLATVGLAIYSVEPTAAASWAIGFHILSFIPITLIGIYYFSRLGLSFGELRAQSENRKE from the coding sequence ATGAACTGGAAGAGCGCGATTGGAATCGCGCTCAGTGTCGCGCTCCTTGTGTGGACACTCAAGGATGTATCGCTCGCCGCGGTGTGGGCGGAGCTCGCCCGCTCCAGCATCCCCTACTTTCTCGCGTCTGCGTTCTTTGCGACGCTGATCTTTCCGATGCGCGCTTATCGGTGGCGCATCATCCTCCATCCGGTGGCCCCTGATCTTCCGCTTGGCCCGCTGTGGCGGTCCACCGCGATCGGAATGATGATCAACAACGTCGTTCCGGCACGGGCGGGAGAGATTGCGCGAGCGTATGCCGTCACACGGGAGACCCCGGTGACGTTTGCCAGCGCGCTCGCCTCGTTAGCCGTCGACAGGCTGTTCGACATGTTCGCGATTCTCGGTCTCGGAGCCGCGGCAATTCTGGACCCGGCGTTTCCTCCTGACGCCCGCGTCGCCGGTCAGTCACTGGGCGATCTCGCGCAGGGATCGATCCTCATCGTAGTCGTGCTCGTCGGGGCTCTCTACCTTCTGGCCTATTTTCCGGCGCAGCTGGTACGGGCCTTCGAGATTTTTGCGCGCAAGGTCTCGCCAGCCGTGGAAGAGCGCGGCAAGAGCGCGCTGCTTCGATTCAGCGACGGCCTGAGCGTGTTGAAGAGTCCACTTCGTTTTCTGCTCGTGCTGGCCTGGACCATTGCCCACTGGCTCGTGAACGCGCTGGCATTCTGGCTCGGGTTCAGGGCGGTTGGGCTGACGCTACCGTTTTCCGCGGCGCTCTTCCTCCAGATGCTCATCGCAATAGGAGTTGCGCTGCCTTCCGCGCCGGGGTTTTTTGGCGTATTCGAGAAGCTCGCCACAGTGGGGCTCGCGATCTACAGCGTGGAGCCAACCGCCGCCGCGAGCTGGGCGATCGGCTTCCACATCCTGAGCTTCATCCCGATCACGCTCATCGGGATCTACTACTTCTCGCGCCTGGGCCTGAGCTTCGGTGAGCTGAGGGCGCAATCGGAGAATCGCAAAGAATGA
- the pth gene encoding aminoacyl-tRNA hydrolase: protein MKVILGLGNPGRQYEATRHNVGWWLLDHLADVWRFESWKRDGEALVTTSTVHGSRVRLVKPLTFMNLSGQVLRNYLRRPFWSPSKDLLVVVDEVQLPVGRYRLRARGSAGGHNGLRSVESAIGNQEYPRLRIGVGPSEERRGYYSDLAEFVLAPFARDERNDIVALMPDLEEAVDTWLREGIERAMNAHNRQAKESE from the coding sequence TTGAAGGTTATCCTCGGCCTGGGAAATCCCGGGCGACAGTACGAAGCAACGCGTCACAACGTCGGCTGGTGGCTGCTCGACCACCTCGCCGACGTTTGGCGTTTCGAAAGCTGGAAGCGCGACGGCGAGGCACTCGTCACTACATCGACTGTTCACGGCTCGCGCGTGCGCCTCGTAAAGCCGCTCACCTTCATGAACCTGAGCGGGCAGGTGCTTCGGAATTACCTGAGGCGTCCTTTCTGGTCTCCGTCGAAGGATCTGCTCGTGGTAGTGGACGAAGTCCAACTGCCGGTTGGTCGCTACCGGCTGAGAGCACGGGGGAGCGCGGGGGGTCACAACGGTCTCCGCAGCGTAGAGAGTGCAATCGGAAATCAGGAATACCCGCGCCTGCGCATTGGTGTCGGTCCGAGTGAAGAACGCCGCGGCTATTACAGCGACCTCGCCGAGTTCGTGCTCGCCCCGTTCGCCCGCGACGAGCGCAATGACATCGTTGCGCTGATGCCGGACCTCGAGGAGGCGGTGGACACCTGGCTGCGCGAGGGAATCGAGCGCGCCATGAACGCGCACAATCGCCAGGCAAAGGAATCGGAGTAG
- the rsmI gene encoding 16S rRNA (cytidine(1402)-2'-O)-methyltransferase codes for MASGSESGVGLKGGGALYIVSTPIGNMGDMSFRAVEVLSSAALVVAEDTRHSRRLLDHYQIATRCAPYHEHNEARETPRLVKRLVDGDTIALITDAGTPLLSDPGARLVAAAIDAGIPVVPIPGASALLAALVGSGLAGEQFTFLGFLPRKGKDRLRVLTEIMRMRHTAILYEAPTRVGATLAEIAEAGAGARTAVVARELTKKFEEYARGTVANLAARFQETPARGEVVILIGAAEREEVSESMLSEKAQRLRAEGATPRAIVERLISEHGAPRNLAYRLAHES; via the coding sequence TTGGCCAGCGGCTCCGAATCCGGCGTCGGGTTGAAGGGAGGGGGAGCCCTCTACATCGTCAGCACGCCAATCGGAAACATGGGCGACATGTCGTTTCGCGCGGTCGAGGTTCTCTCCTCGGCCGCGCTCGTTGTTGCGGAGGACACGCGCCATTCACGACGGCTGCTCGATCACTATCAGATTGCGACGCGCTGCGCCCCGTACCACGAGCACAACGAGGCACGCGAGACACCGCGGCTGGTGAAGCGTCTCGTCGACGGAGATACAATCGCGCTGATTACGGACGCGGGCACTCCTCTTCTCTCCGACCCTGGAGCAAGGCTGGTCGCTGCAGCGATAGACGCCGGCATTCCCGTTGTGCCGATTCCCGGCGCGTCGGCACTTCTGGCCGCGCTCGTGGGCTCGGGCCTGGCAGGCGAGCAGTTCACTTTTCTCGGCTTTCTCCCGCGTAAGGGAAAGGATCGCCTTCGCGTGTTGACCGAGATAATGCGAATGCGCCACACCGCGATCCTGTACGAGGCTCCGACACGCGTCGGAGCAACGCTCGCCGAGATCGCTGAGGCAGGAGCCGGCGCGCGCACTGCCGTGGTAGCGCGCGAGCTCACGAAAAAATTCGAGGAGTACGCGCGCGGAACAGTCGCCAACCTGGCAGCGCGGTTCCAGGAGACACCCGCCCGTGGCGAGGTCGTGATTCTCATCGGTGCAGCCGAAAGAGAGGAAGTCTCCGAGAGCATGCTATCCGAAAAGGCGCAGCGTCTTCGAGCGGAAGGAGCGACGCCGCGAGCTATCGTCGAGCGACTCATCTCGGAGCACGGAGCACCTCGCAATCTGGCCTACCGCCTGGCGCACGAATCGTGA
- a CDS encoding ribose-phosphate pyrophosphokinase: protein MDGLSVPMHGFKLLCGTGNKGLSDEIAGSLDVERTKLTVNRFADGEIFVRIDENVRGNDVFIVQPTNPPADNIMELLLLIDAARRASAARITCVMPYYGYSRQDRKDQPRVAIGAKLLANMIVTAGADRVLGLDFHQHQLQGFFDVPVDHLYAAPVFVSHYRKKHLHDLVVVAPDVGSAKMARGFAKRLNGSLAIIDKRRPRPNVTEVVNVVGEVAGRDCLLTDDMIDTAGTVAEASCALKDLGARDVYVCATHALLSGKAVERLSGAPIKEVTVTDTVDIPQAKRFDTLTVLSVGELLSKAIRYIHSEQSVSSLFEQHDERT, encoded by the coding sequence ATGGACGGTCTTTCCGTACCGATGCACGGTTTCAAGCTGCTCTGCGGGACCGGCAACAAGGGTCTTTCCGACGAGATTGCTGGAAGCCTCGATGTAGAGCGCACGAAACTGACCGTCAACAGGTTCGCCGACGGGGAGATCTTCGTTCGGATCGACGAGAACGTCCGCGGCAATGACGTCTTCATCGTTCAGCCGACGAATCCTCCGGCCGACAACATCATGGAGCTGCTCCTGCTCATCGATGCTGCCCGTCGGGCCTCGGCGGCCCGCATCACCTGCGTGATGCCGTATTACGGATACTCGAGGCAGGACCGAAAGGACCAGCCGAGGGTGGCGATCGGAGCGAAGCTGCTCGCGAACATGATCGTCACCGCTGGTGCCGACAGGGTACTGGGACTGGATTTTCATCAGCATCAGCTGCAGGGGTTCTTCGACGTTCCGGTCGATCACCTGTACGCTGCGCCGGTGTTCGTCTCGCACTACAGAAAGAAGCATCTGCACGATCTGGTCGTCGTCGCGCCCGATGTGGGCTCGGCGAAGATGGCACGGGGGTTCGCGAAGCGTCTGAACGGTTCGCTGGCCATCATCGACAAACGGCGCCCCCGGCCGAACGTAACTGAAGTGGTGAACGTCGTCGGTGAAGTGGCAGGGCGCGATTGTCTGCTCACCGATGACATGATCGATACCGCCGGGACTGTCGCCGAAGCGTCATGCGCGCTGAAGGATCTGGGTGCGCGAGACGTCTACGTATGTGCGACACACGCCCTGCTCTCCGGCAAGGCCGTGGAGCGGCTCTCGGGGGCGCCGATCAAGGAGGTGACGGTGACCGATACCGTCGACATCCCGCAGGCGAAGCGATTCGATACGCTCACGGTGTTGTCGGTGGGCGAGCTTTTGTCGAAGGCAATCAGGTACATTCACAGCGAGCAGTCGGTGAGCTCGCTTTTCGAACAGCACGACGAGAGGACTTGA
- a CDS encoding pyridoxine 5'-phosphate synthase, translated as MPARHQRLYINVDHVATLRQARGGSEPDPVAAAALCESAGADGITAHLREDRRHIQDADVEALATHVRTFFNLETACIDEMMEIALRLHPPQVTLVPERRQEITTEGGLDVSAEARRVERSVKRLREAGIRASLFIDPSVDSTRASRECGADAVEFHTGQYAHSGGSTATLEALAHCAALAAELGLSVHAGHGLTVGNVAPVAAISEIEELNIGHSIVSRSVFVGLPAAVREMRAAMDAARHPGEIAG; from the coding sequence ATGCCAGCAAGACATCAGCGCCTGTACATCAACGTAGATCACGTTGCAACTCTTCGGCAGGCACGCGGCGGGAGCGAGCCTGATCCGGTGGCGGCCGCGGCGCTCTGCGAATCCGCAGGTGCCGATGGAATCACCGCGCATCTTCGCGAGGATCGTCGTCACATACAGGACGCCGATGTGGAGGCGCTCGCAACTCACGTGCGGACGTTCTTCAATCTCGAGACAGCATGCATAGACGAGATGATGGAGATCGCGCTGCGTCTGCATCCCCCTCAGGTCACGCTCGTCCCGGAGCGCAGGCAGGAGATCACCACCGAGGGTGGACTCGATGTGTCCGCGGAGGCTCGGCGTGTGGAGCGCTCAGTGAAACGCCTCCGCGAGGCGGGAATTCGCGCGAGTCTTTTCATCGATCCGTCAGTCGACTCCACCCGGGCGTCGCGCGAATGCGGCGCGGACGCTGTCGAATTTCACACTGGTCAGTACGCGCATTCGGGAGGTTCAACCGCGACGCTCGAAGCGCTGGCACATTGCGCAGCACTTGCCGCGGAGCTCGGATTGTCCGTTCATGCCGGCCACGGCCTCACGGTCGGCAATGTCGCACCAGTGGCGGCCATTTCGGAGATCGAAGAGTTGAACATCGGCCATTCGATCGTCAGTAGATCAGTCTTCGTGGGGCTCCCTGCCGCAGTGCGCGAGATGCGCGCTGCGATGGACGCCGCTCGCCATCCTGGAGAGATCGCCGGATGA
- the ychF gene encoding redox-regulated ATPase YchF — protein sequence MLKLGIVGLPNVGKSTLFNALTAAKADASNYPFCTVEPNVGMVEVPDPRLDRLTGIVKPKRAVPAVVQFVDIAGLVKGAAEGEGLGNKFLANIRETDAIVHVVRCFEDEDVTHVMGAVDPVRDREVIEFELALSDLASLEKRLDKTRRSARTSDKEALAELPALERAYEFLKDGRGLWEAKLSDSETAALAPLSLLTTKPVLYAANVSDTELTGTEGPHLSALREAVKASGEHAEVVPFSAKIEAELSELPPDDRADFLASLGVESAGLDRLIHAGYHLLGLQTFFTAGDPEVRAWTIHQGDSAPRAAGAIHTDFERGFIRADTASYDDFVANDGWKGARERGFVRSEGKEYVVQDGDVMLFRFNV from the coding sequence ATGTTGAAGCTTGGGATTGTCGGACTGCCGAACGTCGGCAAGTCCACGTTGTTCAATGCGCTCACGGCCGCCAAAGCGGATGCATCCAATTATCCGTTCTGTACCGTCGAGCCCAACGTCGGGATGGTCGAGGTTCCCGACCCGCGACTCGATCGTTTGACGGGCATCGTAAAACCAAAGCGGGCCGTCCCGGCCGTGGTGCAGTTCGTGGACATCGCCGGCCTCGTCAAAGGTGCAGCCGAAGGTGAGGGACTCGGCAACAAATTCCTCGCCAACATTCGCGAGACGGACGCGATCGTTCACGTCGTGCGATGCTTCGAGGATGAAGACGTCACGCACGTCATGGGCGCGGTGGATCCTGTTCGCGACCGCGAGGTGATCGAGTTCGAGCTTGCACTGTCCGATCTCGCGTCACTCGAGAAGCGATTGGACAAGACGCGTCGCTCGGCGCGCACAAGTGACAAGGAAGCTCTCGCAGAGCTGCCCGCTCTCGAGCGCGCGTACGAGTTCCTGAAGGACGGGCGCGGTCTGTGGGAAGCGAAGCTCTCGGACAGCGAGACGGCCGCGCTCGCGCCGCTCTCGCTCTTGACCACGAAGCCGGTGCTGTATGCAGCGAACGTCAGCGACACGGAGCTCACGGGCACTGAGGGTCCACATCTCAGTGCGCTGCGCGAGGCGGTCAAAGCGAGCGGTGAGCACGCCGAGGTGGTTCCCTTCTCCGCAAAGATCGAGGCCGAGCTGTCGGAGCTTCCGCCGGACGACCGCGCCGATTTCCTCGCGTCGCTCGGCGTCGAGTCGGCAGGGCTGGACCGTCTGATCCATGCTGGATATCACCTGCTCGGCCTGCAGACTTTCTTTACGGCCGGCGATCCCGAGGTGCGGGCATGGACGATTCATCAGGGAGACTCCGCGCCCCGCGCCGCCGGTGCGATTCACACGGATTTCGAGAGAGGCTTTATTCGAGCGGACACCGCGAGCTACGATGATTTCGTGGCGAACGACGGATGGAAAGGCGCCCGCGAAAGAGGATTTGTGCGCTCGGAGGGGAAGGAGTACGTCGTTCAGGATGGAGACGTCATGCTCTTCCGATTCAACGTATAG
- the ispE gene encoding 4-(cytidine 5'-diphospho)-2-C-methyl-D-erythritol kinase, which yields MSGPSARIQAQAKINLHLRILTKEESGFHSLETIYHRIEHADELKICIEPDRRKVLDVQGADLGPVESNLAYRAVLAYSDACRWPWGFTMELDKNIPVGAGLGGGSADAAAVLRALDSLNRQPAGERRLLAIAASLGADVPFLVSSEVMALAWGRGERMLGLVPLPQRDVILVTPDFQIATADAYSWLDAGRPSEGETGQSASDLLLISDQMLASWKSVGKLNRNDFIAPVADRYPQIRTHLENLKGTGSFFCSMTGSGSTLFGVYEALPEAPALKVFEGATLTPTRTATSVVQPVRIG from the coding sequence ATGAGCGGGCCTTCCGCGCGCATCCAGGCGCAAGCAAAGATCAATCTTCATCTGCGAATCCTGACGAAGGAAGAATCGGGGTTCCACTCGCTCGAGACGATCTATCACCGAATCGAGCACGCGGACGAGCTGAAGATCTGCATCGAGCCCGACCGGCGGAAGGTACTGGACGTTCAGGGCGCCGATCTCGGACCGGTGGAATCGAATCTCGCGTATCGCGCGGTGCTTGCGTACTCCGATGCGTGCCGCTGGCCGTGGGGATTCACCATGGAGCTCGACAAAAACATTCCGGTGGGCGCAGGGCTGGGAGGCGGCAGCGCTGACGCCGCCGCGGTGTTGCGCGCGCTGGATTCCCTGAACAGACAGCCTGCTGGAGAGCGCCGGCTGCTCGCTATTGCTGCATCACTTGGCGCAGACGTCCCCTTTCTCGTGAGCAGCGAAGTGATGGCGCTCGCCTGGGGACGAGGGGAGCGCATGCTCGGACTCGTGCCCCTGCCGCAGCGTGACGTGATTCTGGTCACGCCGGATTTTCAGATTGCGACTGCCGATGCCTATTCCTGGCTGGATGCCGGCCGGCCGTCGGAAGGCGAGACAGGGCAGAGTGCCTCGGATCTGCTCCTGATCTCCGACCAGATGCTCGCCAGCTGGAAGTCCGTGGGAAAGCTCAACCGCAACGACTTCATTGCGCCGGTTGCCGACCGCTATCCGCAAATTCGGACGCATCTCGAGAATCTGAAAGGAACGGGATCGTTTTTCTGCTCGATGACCGGCTCGGGGTCGACGCTGTTCGGCGTGTATGAAGCGCTGCCTGAGGCACCGGCGTTGAAGGTCTTCGAAGGCGCGACTCTGACGCCGACCCGCACTGCAACCAGCGTTGTTCAACCAGTACGTATCGGCTAG
- a CDS encoding 50S ribosomal protein L25: MASAQLSATPREGTGKGAARTLRAQGRIPGVIYGHGREPLSLAIDTRELEKLLSRISAESTVIELSFDGGSAKTLIREIQRHPFKRQILHVDFQELVAGEKVTVRLPIVLNGIPEGVRVDGGILDQTMRELEVEVDPSNIPSHVEVDVLSLRIGDSIHVRDLKLPGGVEVVGELDSSVCVVSAPRAVVETVAPAEGEEVVVAEPEVIGKAKKEEDEEEAEEK, from the coding sequence ATGGCTTCAGCACAACTTTCCGCGACGCCCCGTGAAGGAACGGGCAAGGGCGCGGCACGCACACTCCGCGCGCAGGGCCGCATCCCCGGTGTGATCTACGGTCACGGGCGCGAGCCGCTCTCACTCGCTATCGATACGCGCGAGCTGGAGAAGCTCCTGTCGCGAATCTCAGCCGAAAGCACGGTAATCGAGCTGTCCTTCGACGGCGGCAGCGCAAAGACCCTGATTCGCGAGATTCAGCGCCACCCGTTCAAGCGACAGATTCTGCACGTGGATTTTCAGGAGCTCGTAGCCGGAGAGAAAGTCACGGTCCGACTTCCGATTGTCCTGAATGGAATACCCGAGGGCGTTCGCGTTGACGGTGGAATTCTCGACCAGACGATGCGTGAGCTCGAAGTCGAGGTAGATCCGTCGAACATCCCGAGCCACGTGGAAGTGGATGTTCTGTCGCTGCGCATCGGTGACTCCATCCACGTTCGTGACCTCAAGCTCCCCGGCGGCGTCGAAGTCGTCGGCGAGCTGGACTCGTCGGTCTGCGTCGTGTCCGCTCCGAGAGCCGTGGTGGAGACGGTGGCGCCCGCCGAGGGCGAGGAAGTCGTTGTCGCCGAGCCCGAAGTGATCGGGAAGGCGAAGAAGGAAGAGGACGAGGAAGAAGCCGAAGAGAAGTAG